The genomic window GGCAGCTATGGCGTACAAGATTGGTTTGGCTTAACCGTTGTTGAGCGATTAAGTGGTTCTTACACCAATGTAATGGGCTTACCTACCGAGAAACTTTACCAATACCTGCTTAAAATTTAAGCGTTTAATCTTTCTTTTTTAACACTGAACAGTAACAAAACGGCACCAATAAGCAGAATGATCCATCCCCATTGGAAGTGAATGGCCTTACCCAATAAATTGTCGGCTATTTTCATCCCAAAGTAGTGAGTAGATTTAAAATAAACTGCCGTAGCCATTAGCAAAACCCAAATAAACATTACCCTGGTTAGTAATCTAAAGGCTTTTAACTGTCTAATAAAATAACACAGCGCCATTATGGCAATAAGCGAGTAAGTAATTAGGAAAAGGCGAACGTCTGTTTTGTACAAGCCCCAGTTAACCCATTCGAAAATAATTTTAACTTGTAGTATTGGGCAAAAGCCGGCAACAAAAACTAAGATTAGCCCAATAAAGGCCATTGGCTTATTTACAATTAGCATCTTTACTTCTTTTAAGCCGCTAACTTAATCAATTAGATTGATGTTTGCTTTTGTATTCGATAATTTTTGGAGCCCACTTTCTAATGACCTCTTCTATCTCTGCTGGTTTAAAAGGCTTTGCAATAAAATCTTGCATACCAGCTTCTAGGCACTTATCTTTTCCATCGCCTAAGGTATTTGCAGTTAAGGCTACCACAACTGGAAATTCATACACTCGATAGTGCTTTCTAATTTCGGTGGTGGCTACCGTTCCGTCCATAATTGGCATTTGCATATCCATAAAAATAAGGTCAAAATGTTCTTGTTTAACCATATCTACAGCAATTTGCCCATTCGAAGCTTTTTTACACTCGTAACCCAGTTTACCCAAAGTTTTAATGATGAGCATGAGATTAATCTCATTATCGTCAACCACTAATATTTTAAAAGGATAGTGGCTAGAAAGTTTATCATCTAATACTGATTTATTTTCTTCTTTAGGTAATTTGGGTGCCTTTTTCTCTACGGCCTCGTTGGTAGTAATAAAAAAAGTAAATGCCGAACCTTTACCAACTTCACTTTTCACTTTTACCTTACCTCCCATCATGGTAATTAGGTTATATGCAATGTTAAGGCCTAAACCTGTGCCACCATATTTGCGCATGGTAGATTGGTCTATTTGTACAAATGGTTTAAACAGCTGTTTAATTCTGTCTTCGGCAATGCCAATTCCGGTATCTTTGGTTACAAAACCAAGGCGTATTTTGCCAAACTCATCTTTATCTATTACTGCACACTCTAAAATAATATGGCCTTTTTCGGTAAACTTTACTGCATTGCTTAAAAAATTAAGCAGTACTTGCTTTAACCGTTTAGGATCGCAATAGATGGCATTTGGCACATTTTTATCCACCTTGAAACTGATAGATAACTGTGGTGTAGACGGTGGCAGGTTTTGGGCAAAAGTTTCGGCAATGAGCGCTCTAATATTTACCGAAGTGGCATCTAAATGTATTTTACCAACTTCAATTTTCGAAAAATCAAGAATATCATTTACAATACGAAGTAGCGACTCTGCACTATTCGAAATGGTTTTTGCATATTCTCTTTGCTCGGCACTTAAAGTACCTTGCAATAAAAGATTAGACATTCCCAAAACACCATTCATGGGTGTTCTAATTTCATGGCTAATCATTCCCAAATATTCTGTTTTGGCATTATTTGCAGCTTGAGCGCTCAATTTAGCTTCGTAAATTTCTTTATCATGCAACAACTGTCTTCTCAATCCTCTTTGAGACCGGTTATAGAGCACCACTACCATAATCAAGATCAGCCCTCCAACGGCAATAACCAAGTATCCTAGCTTTTCATAAAAACTATCGTTCTGCGAAATTCGGCTTTTAAGATCATCTCTTAACAGTTTAACCAATTGGATAATTAGTGGTGCAGTAGAACCTATTTTATGGCTAAATGCAGGTTTAGGGGTAAGATTACCATGTGCCTGAGCAGACAGTTCAAGCTGTATGGTGTAGAAATTTTCTTCTTCGGCTAAGTTCTTTGTTATCTGTAGCGCTTCGTGGTTGTAAATTTCGTTGGCATTGGCAAATGAGGCAAGCACTTTTTTGCTTTGGGTTATTAGCTTTTGATATTTTTTTAGGCTATCTAGCTGAGTAGTATCTCCATCTGCAAAATTAAGGTACGCATGACTAGCTTTCTGCAATGCGCCATTTAATTCTATTAAGCCTGCCACCTGCCGTTGCGTTTGCCTAAAATAAACCGTATTATCTTTATTATAATACAACAAGGCCACGCCCCCACCAATTACCGCAAAAATTAGCAGTAACTTTACCACAAAGTTTATAAAAATTCGTTTAGATGCAGGCTGGCCCATAAAAATATCATACTTGGCTATCCTTTGGTATTGATACCCATTTTATCTGCAAAATGTGCGCAATAATCTCGTAAATCTTCAACTATGTTCTTCTCTCCTGTAGCTCTTAAAAAGCTATCGCCCATGGTTTGTAATGTTTCATAAAAAAAACGTTTCATCTCGTCTACTGGCATATCTTTAGTCCATAAATCTATTCTCATCGCATTTTTATAGTTATGGTCCCAAAGTGCTAACATCATTGATTTTGCAGCAACCTGATCTTTATTCTCCGAGTCTGTTGATTCCCAAAGAATATTTTCTGGAACATTTTTTTCATCCAACTCTACTGTAATTTTTATTTCTGCTTTTTTCATTTTTATCTTTTTTTTAATGTTTAAAACGTATTAACCAAACACGCTTATTTTTAACACTAAGACAAAAACAACAGCCAGTATTACAACCATAAGTTGCATAAGCCAAAGTCTTGCCAAAGTGGGAATAAACTTTCTGAAAATTTGATCACAAAGGAACGATACAAAAAAAACTAACAAACCTAAGGCAATAAACAGCCCTTTAAACCCTTGGTTAGCAGGAGCCAATAACCAATTTTTATTGACAACTAGGCCAACTACAGCCATAATACTAAGGGCAGATACAATGTTTAAGGGGGTTAGTTTTACTTTCAATTTATCTTCGCGATTTAGGTTTGGATTTGTAGTTTCCCTTTGTAACTTTTTTGTTTGTAGAAGGGTACTGTTTTTTCTTTTCGTGGAAAGCACCTTTAAAGTCGGGATTTTCTTTCCTCTTTTGGGTATCAATTTCCCTTGCTATAAATTGTTTTTCCTCATAGGGCGTTTCTTCAACAAAAACTTCGCTTGGCAATTGCATTTCGGGAATTTGTTGTCTAATTAACCTTTCTATTTTATCGATGTAATATCGCTCTGCTTCGTTATAAAAAGTAATGGCTGTTCCTTCGTTAAAAGCCCTTCCGGTTCTGCCAATTCTATGTACATAATCTTCAATAATTATAGGCACATCAAAATTAATTACATGGCTTACTTCGCTTACATCAATACCTCTCGAAGCTACATCTGTAGCCACCAATACTCTAATATTTCCTTCTTTAAAACTATTAATAGAATTGATACGAGTATTTTGCCCCTTATTAGCGTGAATTACCCTTACCGCATCTTCTCCCAATCTTCTAGCAATAAAACTATTGATGTTATCTGCTACTGTCTTCGTTTTACAGAAAATGATCAGTTTTTTAAATTCCTCATCGTTTTTCAACAAATGCTGCAACAAATTGATTTTGGTCTTGAAATTTGGCACGGCGTACATCAGCTGGGTTACCGTTTTGGCTGGTGTGGCCTGTGTAGCCACCTCAACGGTTAGCGGGTTTTTCAAGAAATCGCCGGCAATTTTATGCACCAAATCGCTCATAGTGGCCGAGAAAAGTAGGTTTTGGCGTTTACGAGGCACCACTTCCAAAATACGGTGTATAGAACCTATAAAGCCCATATCCATCATTTTATCGGCCTCGTCTAGCACCAAAAACTGTAGGCTACGTGTATTGATATCGCCTGCCAAATACAAATCTAAAAAACGACCTGGGGTAGCTACCAAAATATCTACACCTTTAGCAATTTGCTCCTTTTGCGTTTTAGGACCCAAACCACCGAAAATTACCACGGTTCTTAAATCGGTGTATTTAGAAAACAGCTTTACCTGCTCTTCAATTTGCAGGGCCAATTCTCTTGTAGGCACTAAAATTAAAGCTCTAGGATTTTCGCCCTGCGCAAATTTTAACTTCATGAGCATTGGCAATACGTAAGCGGCAGTTTTACCTGTACCCGTTTGCGCAATACCGAACAAATCTTGTCCCGACAAAACTGGCGCAATGGCCTTCTCTTGAATTGGCGTAGCTTCGGTAAAACCCGCTTCTTCTACTGCGTTAAGTATTTGTCTGTTGAGCTTAAACTCATCGAATTTTTTTGGCATAGCTGCGAATTTACGATTTTAGATTTATGAAATACGAGTTGCAGGTTTTAATGACTGAATTTTGAATGAAGCTAGCTTTCGTCAGTAACAAAAAATAAACAATAATTCATTTTGAGCAAAGCAGTTTCAGTATTTCATCGGCCGCGAAAGACCTGCTATCCGCTTTACTTCGGGCAAACACATAGGTTTGCCGCTACGTGCCCGCTCCTATCAGGTTTATTCTACAAAATTCAGTGCAAAAACGCGGCAAATCTCAAATCTCATATCTCAAATCTCAAATCTATCTTTATCTTTACCAACATGAGCACAATCTTGATTAAAGCAGCTAATATTGTTAACGAAGGGCAAATTTTCACCTCAGACTTACTGATTAAAAACGGAAGAATTGAAAAAATTGCACCAACAATTGATGCGCCAGCCGATTTAGAAATTAATGCAGAAGGCTTACATCTTTTACCCGGAATGATAGACGACCAAGTGCATTTCCGCGAACCTGGCTTAACCCACAAAGCTGATATTTTTTCGGAAAGTATGGCCGCGGTAGCAGGTGGAATTACTTCTTTTATGGAAATGCCCAACACCGTTCCCAATACCTTAACACAAGATTTACTGGCCGATAAATACGCCATTGCTCAACAAACATCGTTGGCTAACTACTCGTTTTATATGGGTGCCAGCAATGATAATATAGAAGAAGTGCTAAAAACCGATGCCAAAAATGTGTGCGGCATTAAAGTTTTCATGGGTTCTTCTACCGGGAATATGCTGGTAGATAATGAGAAAACATTGGAAAATATTTTCAGTAAAGCGCCCATGTTGGTAGCTACGCATTGCGAAGATGAAGCCACCATCCGTCATAACTTAACGGCTTACAAAGAAAAATATGGCGATGATTTAACGATAGATATGCACCCTTTAATTAGAAGTGCCGAGGCTTGCTACAAATCGTCATCATTGGCAGTAGAACTGGCCAAACGTTACAATACTCGTCTGCATATCCTCCATATTTCTACTGCAAAAGAAGTGGCCTTATTTGATAACGCACTAGCATTAGCCGATAAAAGAATTACCGCCGAAGCTTGCGTACATCACCTTTGGTTTAACGATGCTGATTACGCCACAAAAGGGAACTTTATTAAATGGAACCCAGCAGTAAAAACCGCAGCAGACCAAGCTGGCATTTTACAAGGTTTGCTAGACGATCATATTGATGTGATTGCTACCGACCACGCCCCACACACCATTGATGAGAAAAATCAGCCGTATGCACAAGCTCCTTCTGGCGGGCCTTTGGTACAGCATGCTTTACCAGCTTTGCTAGAAATGCACTTACAAGGCAAAATCTCGTTAGAAAAAATCGTAGAAAAGGCATCGCACAACGTAGCAACTTGTTTTAATTTAAGCGAACGTGGTTTTGTGAGAGAAGGTTACTGGGCAGATTTGGTTTTGGTAGACTTGAAAGATGATTGGAAGGTAACCTCGTTAAATACACTGTACAAATGTGGTTGGTCGCCTTTTGATGGAGAAACTTTTAGAGCTAGTATTACGCATACTTTTGTATCGGGTAATTTGGCTTATCAAAAAGGCAAGTTTATGACAAATGAAACGGGTAAGCGTTTAACGTTTGACCGATAATTAATTATATTTGTATTGATTTTAAGATAGCGAAAATGGAAACTTTAATCATACATCCTAAAAACAAAGAGCAATTAGCAGCTATCAAAGCTTTCGTTAAAGCATTAAAAATTGACTTCACTACTGAAAAAAGCCTTTACAATCCTAATTTCGTGAAAGAAATACTACAAGCGAAAGAAGATATTAAAAATGGAAAAGGTGTTAAAATTGCAATCGAAGACCTGTGGAAGTAATCTACTCCCCTAAAGCTATTAACGACTTGATGTTCTGGAAAAAATCTGGAAATAAAGTAATTCAAAAGAAGATCGAACAATTAATTACAGCCATACAAGAAAATCCATTTTCAGGAATTGGAAAACCCGACCCACTTAAATATGAATTATCAGGTTCTTGGTCTCGACGTATAAATGAAGAGCATCGAATTATCTATGAAATTCATGACAATGAGACTGTAGTAATTTTAGAAATCCAATCATTAAAAGGGCATTACAAATAAGTGCAGAAGAAACTTACATTTACCTACATAAGCCTTGCTGCCTTAATTTTCATTTTCGGCTATTTCCCGCAAGCTGTAGAAAACTATTACAGTCGAGGTTTTTACTTAATTACTTCATTTTTACAACGCTATATTTCATCTATTTTCCCATTTGCCATAGGCGATTTTCTTTATGCGCTTTTTGTTATCTATATACTCAAAAACATCATCTTTTTCATCAGTAGGCAAAAAAAGACAAAAAAAGATTACACTTCATTCGGGTTAAAAAGCATCAACTTTGTGTTGATCATCTACATTTCATTTAAACTACTATGGGGCTTAAACTACGCTCGTCCTAGAATTAACGAGCAACTGCAAATCAGCAATCAACCTTATCAAAAAGAGCAGCTTTTAAGATTGAGCTCCTTTTTTCTGCAAAAGCTAAGCTCGTTAAGTCAATCTGCAGATAGTATTCATTTCAATTACACAACAAATGAGTTAGAAGATATTGCTGCTACGGCCTACAATCAATTAGCAGAAAAGCAACCCTTTTTCCGCTACAAGTATATGTCGGTTAAACCCGTAACAAGTGCTTGGCTAGTGAGCAAAACAGGCATTGAAGGCTATTACAACCCGCTTTCTGGCGAGGCGAACATTAACCAGCGTTTACCTAATTTTGTACTACCTTTTGTTACCTGTCACGAAATTGCGCACCAAATAGGTGTAGCAAAGGAAGATGAAGCCAACTTGGTGGGTTATCTCACTGCCATTCAGAGTAAAAATAAGCAATTTCAATATTCGGCCTATTACAATATGTTGAGGTATGTTTTGTTTGAAATTAGAATGAAATACCCAGAAGATTACAATATCATCATTGAAAAAATCCCTGAAAGCATATTAGATAATTTTAAAAAAGAACGAGAATTTTGGGCAAAATATAACGGGGCTATGTCGGTTTATATGGGTAAAACCTTCGATAAAATCTTAAAACTGAACAACCAACGAAAAGGCATTAAAAGCTACCAAGATATTGTGCTTTGGTTAGTGAATTATCACAAAAGGGAGTTATGAGTTAAAAGTTACGTGTTACGAGGCTAGATAATTAAAACCGATAAACCAAAACTGGCAACACGCAACCCATCATCCGTGTATTGCTTGTTTTTTACCGTAACTTTTAATCAAATTCCCTTCAAATTCTAGCCATTCTTTCCAGCGCTTATCTACATCTACATCAATGGTATATTTACGGGCAAAATTTAAGAAAGTGGTATAATGTGTCGCTTCAGAAACCATTAAATCATGATAGAATTTTGCTAGTTCTTCGTCCTTAATATTTTGCGATAACACCCGGAAACGTTCGCAACTGCGGGCTTCAATCATAGCGGCAA from Pedobacter sp. SL55 includes these protein-coding regions:
- a CDS encoding response regulator, which codes for MGQPASKRIFINFVVKLLLIFAVIGGGVALLYYNKDNTVYFRQTQRQVAGLIELNGALQKASHAYLNFADGDTTQLDSLKKYQKLITQSKKVLASFANANEIYNHEALQITKNLAEEENFYTIQLELSAQAHGNLTPKPAFSHKIGSTAPLIIQLVKLLRDDLKSRISQNDSFYEKLGYLVIAVGGLILIMVVVLYNRSQRGLRRQLLHDKEIYEAKLSAQAANNAKTEYLGMISHEIRTPMNGVLGMSNLLLQGTLSAEQREYAKTISNSAESLLRIVNDILDFSKIEVGKIHLDATSVNIRALIAETFAQNLPPSTPQLSISFKVDKNVPNAIYCDPKRLKQVLLNFLSNAVKFTEKGHIILECAVIDKDEFGKIRLGFVTKDTGIGIAEDRIKQLFKPFVQIDQSTMRKYGGTGLGLNIAYNLITMMGGKVKVKSEVGKGSAFTFFITTNEAVEKKAPKLPKEENKSVLDDKLSSHYPFKILVVDDNEINLMLIIKTLGKLGYECKKASNGQIAVDMVKQEHFDLIFMDMQMPIMDGTVATTEIRKHYRVYEFPVVVALTANTLGDGKDKCLEAGMQDFIAKPFKPAEIEEVIRKWAPKIIEYKSKHQSN
- the gldC gene encoding gliding motility protein GldC gives rise to the protein MKKAEIKITVELDEKNVPENILWESTDSENKDQVAAKSMMLALWDHNYKNAMRIDLWTKDMPVDEMKRFFYETLQTMGDSFLRATGEKNIVEDLRDYCAHFADKMGINTKG
- a CDS encoding DEAD/DEAH box helicase — its product is MPKKFDEFKLNRQILNAVEEAGFTEATPIQEKAIAPVLSGQDLFGIAQTGTGKTAAYVLPMLMKLKFAQGENPRALILVPTRELALQIEEQVKLFSKYTDLRTVVIFGGLGPKTQKEQIAKGVDILVATPGRFLDLYLAGDINTRSLQFLVLDEADKMMDMGFIGSIHRILEVVPRKRQNLLFSATMSDLVHKIAGDFLKNPLTVEVATQATPAKTVTQLMYAVPNFKTKINLLQHLLKNDEEFKKLIIFCKTKTVADNINSFIARRLGEDAVRVIHANKGQNTRINSINSFKEGNIRVLVATDVASRGIDVSEVSHVINFDVPIIIEDYVHRIGRTGRAFNEGTAITFYNEAERYYIDKIERLIRQQIPEMQLPSEVFVEETPYEEKQFIAREIDTQKRKENPDFKGAFHEKKKQYPSTNKKVTKGNYKSKPKSRR
- a CDS encoding dihydroorotase, giving the protein MSTILIKAANIVNEGQIFTSDLLIKNGRIEKIAPTIDAPADLEINAEGLHLLPGMIDDQVHFREPGLTHKADIFSESMAAVAGGITSFMEMPNTVPNTLTQDLLADKYAIAQQTSLANYSFYMGASNDNIEEVLKTDAKNVCGIKVFMGSSTGNMLVDNEKTLENIFSKAPMLVATHCEDEATIRHNLTAYKEKYGDDLTIDMHPLIRSAEACYKSSSLAVELAKRYNTRLHILHISTAKEVALFDNALALADKRITAEACVHHLWFNDADYATKGNFIKWNPAVKTAADQAGILQGLLDDHIDVIATDHAPHTIDEKNQPYAQAPSGGPLVQHALPALLEMHLQGKISLEKIVEKASHNVATCFNLSERGFVREGYWADLVLVDLKDDWKVTSLNTLYKCGWSPFDGETFRASITHTFVSGNLAYQKGKFMTNETGKRLTFDR
- a CDS encoding DUF2683 family protein produces the protein METLIIHPKNKEQLAAIKAFVKALKIDFTTEKSLYNPNFVKEILQAKEDIKNGKGVKIAIEDLWK
- a CDS encoding Txe/YoeB family addiction module toxin yields the protein MEVIYSPKAINDLMFWKKSGNKVIQKKIEQLITAIQENPFSGIGKPDPLKYELSGSWSRRINEEHRIIYEIHDNETVVILEIQSLKGHYK
- a CDS encoding DUF3810 domain-containing protein, with protein sequence MQKKLTFTYISLAALIFIFGYFPQAVENYYSRGFYLITSFLQRYISSIFPFAIGDFLYALFVIYILKNIIFFISRQKKTKKDYTSFGLKSINFVLIIYISFKLLWGLNYARPRINEQLQISNQPYQKEQLLRLSSFFLQKLSSLSQSADSIHFNYTTNELEDIAATAYNQLAEKQPFFRYKYMSVKPVTSAWLVSKTGIEGYYNPLSGEANINQRLPNFVLPFVTCHEIAHQIGVAKEDEANLVGYLTAIQSKNKQFQYSAYYNMLRYVLFEIRMKYPEDYNIIIEKIPESILDNFKKEREFWAKYNGAMSVYMGKTFDKILKLNNQRKGIKSYQDIVLWLVNYHKREL